A window of Deltaproteobacteria bacterium genomic DNA:
GAAATTCCAGCAGTTCCCCGGCCATCGCGCGGTCCAGCCCATGGATGCGGGCGATCCCGTCCCCCACCGAGATGACCGTGCCGACCTCGGCCTTGTCGACCACCTTGTCGTAGTCCCGAATTTCCTTTTTGAGAATTTCGCTGATCTCTTCCGCCCGGATTTGCATATTTTTTTAACCCCCCATCATTTTTTCCGTTAACCGATTCAATTCCGCCCTGACCGTTCCGTCGTAAACCACGCCGCCGATCCGGACGCAGACGCCCCCCAGCACCGACGGCTTTACCTCTTTTTCCATCACCACCTCAAGGCCGGTTTTTTTGGCCAGAATGGTTCTGATTTCGCTGACGACCGAATCGGAAAGTTCTTTGGCCGAAACAACCGTTGCGACCGCCCTGTTTTGCAATTCGTGGAGGGCGCGCTGATATTCGGCGGAAATCTCCGCCAAAAGGCCGATCCGCCCTTTTTTGATCAGGAGTTTTACAAAATTCTTCACCGGCAGAGCCAGGTTCAGTTTTTCCGCCAGCCGGTCGACAATTTTAAGACGCGCCGTGATGTCGAAAAAGCGGTTGGTCAGCGTATCGAGGAGGGGGGGGACTTCAGCGCAGAGGGCGTAAAAATCCTTCAACTGTCCGCCGTAGGCCTCGAGCTTGTCTTCCTCGCGGGCCAGCTCGACGAGCGCCCGCGAATAACGTCTGGCGATGGATGATTCGATCATTGTAATTTTCGCAAACGTTCCACGTAATTTTTCGTCAGCCGGTCGGAATCGGCGTCGGTCATCTCGCGCTCAATGGATTTTTGCGCCAGATTGCGGGCCAGTTCCACGGTCATCTCTTTCAAATCTTCGCGCGCCTTTTTCACCTCGTTTTCGGCGATCTTTTTGGCGTCCTCGCGGATCTTTTCGGCGTAGACGCGCGCCTGTTCCAGCAGTTTGCCCCGCTCCATTTCACCGTCTTTTTTGAAGGAGTCAACCAGGCCTTGCGTCTCCTGTTCGACTTTTTTGAGACGGTGCGAAATTTCCTCGTGTTGTTTGCGCGCCTCGCTGTTCAACTTTTTGGCCTCTTCCACTTCTCCTTTAAGCGTGGCTGATCGATGTTTGAAAAATTCCTTCACCGGTTTGCGGAGCAGAAAAAAAAGAACGGCGATGAGAATCAGGAAATTAATCTCGCGGAAGACCAGATCGAGCCCCGGACCGGGATTACCGTGATGCACGGCCTCTTCGACTGCCAGGGCAAGTTTTGGACTCAAAATTCCAAATGCCAAACGCCAAATGCCAAATGAAACACCAAAAAACAATTTCCAATGTCTAAAACAAGGTTTTTTTGGAATTTGGAATTTGGAATTTGACATTTGCTTTTAAGCCGCCCTTTCCAGCAGTTTGTCCACAATATCCCTTGCCAATACCTGCGCATACTGCTTGAGGCTCAACTCCGCCTCCTTCTTTTCGCGTTCGATCCGCCCTTTCATCTCTTCGAACACCGCCTCATTTTGCAAACGCGCCTCATCGATGATTTTCCGCTCCTCTACCCGCGCCAGGCCGACAATCTGTTCGCGGGCGCCCGCCGCCAACATACGCGCCTCCGCCATTTTCTGTTCATAACCGGCCGTCAGTGTTTTGATTTTTTCGGAGAGGGCCAGCGCCCCGGTTTTGAGACCTTCGGTGTTGCGATGTCGTTCGGCGATCAGATGAAGGGTCGGCCTGAAGACAAAACGGTTTAAGAAAAAAAAGACCACCGCGAAGATGACCCACATGAGGGGAAGAGTCTCGTTGGGATAGAGGTCAATCATATTATTTTATTTATGAAAAAACGCCGCCTGCCGTTAACATGCCGCATCAAAAACTGTCAAGGGTGCAGATCAGCTAAAAAGCTGTTTTTTCTATACAAAAAGGGGGGGATGCACTATGAAAAGCCCCCACGATGCAGTCGATCGCCATTTACTGGGTCACCCCTTTTGTCTTGATGCTTTTAGGCATTGCCATTCTCCCATTGGCCCTTCCCCATTTCTGGGAAAAGAACTTAAACAAGGCGCTGGTGGCGCTGGGAATCGCCCTCCCCACCGCCGTTTATCTGATCGCGCACGACCCGCACGCCCTCCTCCATACCGGGCTTGAATATTTTTCGTTCATCTCGCTCCTTGCGGCCCTCTTTGTGGTCTCTGGAGGAATTGCCCTGGACGGCGATCTCCGGGCGACACCGACGGTGAACACCGCTTTTCTGGCCATCGGCGCGGTTTTGGCGAGCATTATCGGAACAACCGGAGCCAGCATGCTGTTGATCCGCGCCCTTCTCCACACCAACCGCGAACGGCATCATGTAAAACATATCCCGATCTTTTTTATCTTTGTGGTCAGCAACATCGGGGGGTTGCTTACCCCCATCGGTGATCCCCCCCTGTTTCTCGGTTATCTCCGCGGTGTCCCGTTTTTCTGGACGCTGAAACTTTTTCCGATATGGCTTCTTTTGAACGGCGCCCTTCTGGCCCTCTTTTATCTGATTGACCGAATTGCTTACAGCAAGGAGACAAAAAAGGACCTCACCGCGGACCGGCGGCATGTTGAACCGTTAAAGCTGATTGGCAGTATAAACTTTCTTCTTCTGGCGGGGGTCGTTTTGTGCGTTTTCCTTCCGACGCCGTATCGGGAAGGGGTCATGCTCTCTCTGGCGCTCCTTTCCCTGAAGGTGACGCCCCAACGGGCGCGGCAGAAAAACCGGTTCAACTTTCATCCGATTGTCGAGGTGGCCGTTTTGTTTGCCGGCATTTTTATCGCCATGGTTCCCGCCCTTTGGCTTTTGGAACACCATGGGGCAGAGCTTGGCATCACCCATCCCGCCCAGTTTTTCTGGCTGGCCGGATCGCTCTCGTCGTTTCTAGATAACGCCCCGACCTATTTGACCTTCTTTTCGCTGGCGCAGGGGCTTCATCTCCCAAATGCCTCCGTTGTCGGGATTACCGAACCGATCCTTTTGGCCATCAGCGCCGGAGCGGTGCTGATGGGGGCCGTGACCTACATCGGGAACGGCCCCAATTTCATGGTCAAGGCCATTTCCGACCATGCAGGCATTAAAACACCTTCTTTTTTCGGTTACATGCTCTGGTCGGTCGGCATCTTGATTCCGTTGTTTGGGACGGTGACATGGATCTTTTTTCTGTGACCGAATATGCTGGAAAATCCAAATTCCAATGTTCAAAAATCCAAAAGTCTTTTTTTTGGAAATTGGAGTTTGTTTTTTGGCGTTTCATTTGGAATTTGGAATTTGGCATTTGGAATTTTGACCTCCTGCCTTGCCCGCAAGGAACAGCCGGGGCTTCCGGCCGTTGTGGCGTTTGTGAACGGACAATCGATCAAGGAGGATGAGCTCCTTTTCCGCATCGACCTTGAAAGAGCCAAATACGACGAGGAAATTTTCGCCAAACCGGAGCGGTTTGAGCGTCTGAAAAAAGAGATTCTCGACCGGATGATCGAAAACCGCGTCCTGATCGACTGGGGGGAAAAAAACGGCATCGTCCTGACCACGGAGGAGACGGCGCACGGTCTGGAAGATTTAAAGAAGGGATACACCGGGCAGGAATTCGAGTGGATGCTGGAGGAAAAAAATATTCCGGTCACCCGGTGGCGCGCCATGGCCGAGGAGACCCTTTGGGTGCAAAAAATCCTTAAGGAGACCCTCTATCCCGCAGTGAAGGTGGACAAGTCGGACATCCAGGCTTATTACAACGGCCATCCGGATGAATTTCGTGAGGAGGAAAAAGTCCGGGTGCGCCAGATTGCCACCGACACGGAGGAAAGGGCCAGGGAGCTTTCGGCCCGGCTCAAACAGGGGGAAAATTTCGCCAAATTGGCCATGATGCATTCCATCTCGCCCGATCGCTCAAAGGGGGGCGATCTCGGCTTTTTTGCCCGCGGGACCTACCC
This region includes:
- a CDS encoding sodium:proton antiporter, which gives rise to MQSIAIYWVTPFVLMLLGIAILPLALPHFWEKNLNKALVALGIALPTAVYLIAHDPHALLHTGLEYFSFISLLAALFVVSGGIALDGDLRATPTVNTAFLAIGAVLASIIGTTGASMLLIRALLHTNRERHHVKHIPIFFIFVVSNIGGLLTPIGDPPLFLGYLRGVPFFWTLKLFPIWLLLNGALLALFYLIDRIAYSKETKKDLTADRRHVEPLKLIGSINFLLLAGVVLCVFLPTPYREGVMLSLALLSLKVTPQRARQKNRFNFHPIVEVAVLFAGIFIAMVPALWLLEHHGAELGITHPAQFFWLAGSLSSFLDNAPTYLTFFSLAQGLHLPNASVVGITEPILLAISAGAVLMGAVTYIGNGPNFMVKAISDHAGIKTPSFFGYMLWSVGILIPLFGTVTWIFFL
- a CDS encoding peptidylprolyl isomerase; translation: MFFGVSFGIWNLAFGILTSCLARKEQPGLPAVVAFVNGQSIKEDELLFRIDLERAKYDEEIFAKPERFERLKKEILDRMIENRVLIDWGEKNGIVLTTEETAHGLEDLKKGYTGQEFEWMLEEKNIPVTRWRAMAEETLWVQKILKETLYPAVKVDKSDIQAYYNGHPDEFREEEKVRVRQIATDTEERARELSARLKQGENFAKLAMMHSISPDRSKGGDLGFFARGTYPKEFDDACFSLNIGEISPIVKSPYGFHLFKLIDRKPAGIRNLTEVFSQIESRLLQLRLGERYKAWKEDILAQSQIQIVEDALEKIKP
- a CDS encoding ATP synthase F0 subunit B; amino-acid sequence: MIDLYPNETLPLMWVIFAVVFFFLNRFVFRPTLHLIAERHRNTEGLKTGALALSEKIKTLTAGYEQKMAEARMLAAGAREQIVGLARVEERKIIDEARLQNEAVFEEMKGRIEREKKEAELSLKQYAQVLARDIVDKLLERAA
- the atpH gene encoding ATP synthase F1 subunit delta, with the protein product MIESSIARRYSRALVELAREEDKLEAYGGQLKDFYALCAEVPPLLDTLTNRFFDITARLKIVDRLAEKLNLALPVKNFVKLLIKKGRIGLLAEISAEYQRALHELQNRAVATVVSAKELSDSVVSEIRTILAKKTGLEVVMEKEVKPSVLGGVCVRIGGVVYDGTVRAELNRLTEKMMGG
- a CDS encoding ATP synthase F0 subunit B, translating into MSPKLALAVEEAVHHGNPGPGLDLVFREINFLILIAVLFFLLRKPVKEFFKHRSATLKGEVEEAKKLNSEARKQHEEISHRLKKVEQETQGLVDSFKKDGEMERGKLLEQARVYAEKIREDAKKIAENEVKKAREDLKEMTVELARNLAQKSIEREMTDADSDRLTKNYVERLRKLQ